From the Ignavibacteria bacterium genome, the window TTCGCCATCAAGTGGAGTGTGGACAACGCAACAGAGTCGTCGAAGACGATCCAGACCGACGATCCATACGTTAACGGCCACGAGCGTTTCGGCAAGCAGGATAAGAACGCAACCATTACATATGGTCTCGGCGGACGGTTCCTTCTTCAAATCGAAGGTTCGAACCAATCGAACACGGAGTTCTTGAAGTCGATCGCATCCCGCATGGATCTCAAGAAAATGGCCGGTATGTAAGTCAACATGGCTGAACGAACAAGCCCCCTCCGATACAAGATCGAAGGGGGCTTTTACTGTCGTCGTCGGGGTGGCAGGATTCGAACCTGCGACCTTCTGCTCCCAAAGCAGACGCGATAACCGGGCTACGCTACACCCCGAGAGCGACAAATATCGGGAGAATACTTGTATTTACAAAGAGAAAAAGACCGTATATCGCATTCAGTGAAGTCATTGTGTTCAAGAAGATCACTCCCTATATTACCTCTGTGTGATAGGTGAGATGAAGAGTACCCCTAGACGAGTGGTGACGTCTGGGGGTTACTCGTTTTTAGACCGTAGATTTGTGATATGCATCGTTACCTCCTTCTCGCCAGCATCATTCTGATCTTCTCCACGTCCGCATTCTGCGGTGATGAGATCCCCGGTGCGCCGCAACGACAGACCATCGCTCTAATCAATGCTGTAGTTCATACAGCAACAGGGCCAACGATCAAGAATGCCACGGTCATCTTTGACAAAGGCATCATCACATCGGTCTCCTCCGCTGCGCCGGCTCCACCAAATGCACGTGTGGTTGATTGCAAGGGGTCTCATGTGTACCCGGGCTTTATCGCTCCCATGACCACCCTGGGATTGACAGAGATCGATGCAGTTCGCTCAACACGAGACATGAGTGAAGTAGGGTCATTCAACCCCAATGCGCGTGCAGAGACCGCCTATAACCCTGACAGTGAACTCATCCCAACTGTTCGCTCCAACGGCATCCTCCTTGTGAACTCAAGTCCGCAGGGCGGAACGATCTCGGGCCAATCCTCAATGATGCGTCTCGATGGCTGGACACGTGAGGATCTTGCTGTGAAGCGTGTGTCCGGACTTCTCCTAAACTGGCCATCAATGGAGATATCCAATGCTTGGTGGATGCGCAAGACAGCAGATGAGCAACGCAAGGATATCGAGAAGAATGTACGATCCATCTATGATCTGTTCGAAAGTGCGCGAGCCTATAGTGCAACAGCAAGGGCGGGCGTAGATACATCGCTGCGTGATATCCGTTACGAGGCCATGCGTGTTGTTTTCGAAGACACCGTACCGGTGATGGTGGAGGCAAACACGCGCAGACAGATCGAGGCCGTAATTGATTTTCAACGGGCCTTCAATGTACGTGTGATCCTTGTCGGTGCAGAAGATGCCCCTCGTATGATCCCGCAGTTGCAGCGTTCAGGCATGGGCATCATCATCCCTCGCGTTCATTCGTTGCCTCGAAGAGAAGAAGATGGATATGACAGTCCATTTGTCCTCGCAAAGACCCTTGCTGAAGCCGGCATCATGTTCGCCTTCTCAGAGAGTGGCGCATGGCAACAACGCAATCTTCCGTTCCATGCAGGCACGGCACGTGCCTTTGGACTATCAGAAGAAGATGCTGTGAAGGGGCTCACCATCTACCCTGCAAAGATGTTCGGTATCGATGCTCAGTATGGTTCGATCGAGGTTGGCAAGAGTGCGACCTTGTTCATCAGCAGGGGTGATGCGCTCGACAGCAAGAGCAATTCCGTTGTTGCCGCGTTCATTGATGGCCGTGAGATCGACCTCGACAACAGACACAAGCGACTCGCGAAGAAGTATCGCGCGCGCGGCACTCGGTAGATCGAATGGTAGACGGTACGTTACTTCATTCGGAACCGATAGCTGTTCCGCCAAGTGCTCTTTCAATGGCTCGCAGAGCCTTGCACGGTGAGGACCTCGCCCGGTATGAGGCTGTAACGCTTCATGATATCACCTATGCGAGTGATGGTCTGAAGATTCGAGGATTCCTTGCGCTTCCGCCTGGCGGCCAAAGCACGTATCCTGCCATCATCTTCAATCGAGGTGGAAGCGGACCGCGCGGAGCGCTAACCCCGGAAACAGCCATGCCCCTTATCGGACTCTACGCCTCATGGGGCTATGTGGTGGTTGCCTCCAACTACCGTGCTCTCGGTGGGTCAGAGGGACTGCAGGAAGAATGGGGAGCCGGTGATGTTCGTGATGCACTGAACCTCTTGCCGTTGCTTGATTCACTATCCTATGTGGACCGCGACCGGTTAGGTCTCATCGGTGGCAGTCGTGGTGGTATGATGGCCTACATGATGCTTGCCCAGACCGAACGATTTCGGGCGGCGGTCACGTTCGGAGCGCCGGCACGGATCAATGCCGTAGAACACTCGGCCTACATTCGTAAGACGATGCTGAAACATCTGCCGCCCGGAAGTGTCGAGCAGTATGAAGCTGAACTTCGTAGTGCAGTGGTGTGGGCAGAACGAATGTCACCTACCACTCCGTTGCTCATGATGCATGGAACGGGGGATAGGCGGGTAGACGCCGAACATTCCCTGTATCTTGCTCTCGAACTGCAAAAGCTTCATAGGCCGTATAAGCTGATCATGTACGATAATGCAGATCATGTGTTGGCAGGCAGAAGGAACGAATCAAATGCCGACATGCGTTGGTGGATAGACAGGTATGTGAGGGACAAGGCGCCCCTTCCTCGTACTGGCCCACACGGAGCATGACGGAACAACTGTTGGATCGAAAGGAAATGTGATGATCGCTCGTTTACTCAGTGCTGTATTGATACTCGTTGCTGGCGGGAGCTTGTCTCTTGTGATGGCACAGGAGAATAAGTCAAGCTTCATCGATTGGCTTATCACCGATGATGTCCTGCAGGAGACGATGCAGCCACGCCACCATATGCGTCTTATGGCTGAGTCCTTTCCACAGAAGACGATCGATACGACCATCGATGTGATCTCCTATGATCTTGTCTTGGACTGGTATTCGGCACTTCTGACACCAAAGGCACAACGTCCGGAACGCAAGGCCAACGGCCGAATGACGGCAGTTGTGCGCTCGCGAGTAAATGACCTGGCACAGATCGATTTCGATGCAGTCTCACTTATCATCGACTCCATCACCAGTGGTGGTACTTCGGTAGTATTCACCAAGAATGTGCGTTCGATCTCCATGACCTTGCCGTCTCCGTTGCAACGAGGCCAGGACGTGGAGCTCGTGATCCATTATGCTATTACTCGCGATGACCGTGCGATCTTCTTCTACAGCAAGTCCGATGCAGCAACGGAGAACTCGCCATATGCGAGCGCCTACACGATCTCTGAGCCCGAAGATTCCCGTCGGTGGTACCCATGTAATGACCAACCCGATGACAAGGCATTGTTCAGTGTACAGGTTCGTGTTCCAAAGGGTTTTACCGTTGTATCCAATGGTGTGAGAACCGACTCTGTTTTGGTTGGTGATACAGCATCTATACAAACATGGAAACACGACGTTCCGATGCCAACCTATCTCTTTGCAGTGTCAGCCTCGGAATACATCCTGTATCCGCAGGTCTACACCCGCACGGACAATTCGTCTGTTCCTATCTCGAACTATCATTTCGACGTCGATCAAGATGGACCGTTTTACAATGCCACTCGTGCGTTGCAGAACATTCCACTCATGTTCGAAGCGTTTGAAGAGAGGTTCGGTCTCTATCCGTTCCAAACGTACGGTCACGTCACGGTGAGCCCCTTCCAATATGGCGGTATGGAGCACCAGACGATGAGTACCATCAACCGTCGCTGGCTAGCCGGAGATGTTGAAGGGGGCTATGCACACGAGCTTGCCCACCACTGGTTTGGCGATCAGGTCACATGCGCTACCTGGGCCGATATCTGGCTCAATGAAGGCGGTGCATCGTGGGGCGAAGCAGTCTATCAAGAACATCGCAGTGGGTTCACGGGATACATGCAGGTGCTTTGGGAAAAACGTGCGCGATACATGCTGACGGGTCTGAACGAACCACCTGTCTACAACATTCCGATCGGGATTCTGTTCAACGAGGCAACCACATATAACAAGAGTTCGTGGATCTATCACATGATGAGACGGAACGTGGGTGACGCGATATTTTTCCCGGCCATCAGAGGATATCTGGCGAAATACAATATCGGTTCGGCTCAGACCTATCAACTGCTCGATCATATGAAGGAAGCTGCGCCCAACCCACTTGTTGCCTGGGATACGTTCTTTGACCAGTGGCTCGTGAAGGCAGGCCACCCGGTACTTGAAGTGATCGTCAGCACCACAACCCGACCGACTCCGTTCGTGTATAGAGTGACCATAGCGCAGACCCAAGAACATGAAGGGGTCCCAGATGCCTTTGTTGTACCGGTTCATCTGCGCTTCATTGGATTTGGAGAGGTCTTAGACACAACGGTGATCGTTCGTGAACGCAGCGTCACAATGGAGTTCGCTGTAGGTTTCGATGCGGATGAAGTACTCGTGGATCCTGATAACGACATTCTGTGTGTCAAAGGGGAAACACTCGTGGGAGTTGATGAGCAAGTTCAGTCTGACTCATGGTGCGGGATCCTTGGTCCTCATCCAATCACTGCCGGTTCACCGCTGCGGATCTACCTTGATGAAACATCGAAGGCATCCGTTGAGGTACGGTCGATCACAGGTTCGCTCGTTGCATCCGCTTCCGTTTCCTCAGGGGTTTCGCTCCTCGATACATCATCCCTCGCACCCGGATCGTATGCGGTTAGCATCATAAGCGGTACACGCGTGTATCATCGCACGGTCATCATCACAGCACAGTAGAAACATCATGGACATCGACGTTGCTTCAATGCGCAAGGAGTATGCTCGCGAAGAACTGACTGAAGACTCAGTGCAGCGAGATCCCCTTGGTCAATTCGCAAGTTGGTTCGATGAAGCGATCGCAGCCGCTCTGCCTGAACCAACAGCCATGGCTCTATCTACCGTAGGCGCAGACCGACGTCCATCTTCACGTATGGTCTTGCTTAAGGGCGTGGACGAACACGGACTTGTGTGGTTCACGAACTATGCGAGCCGTAAAGGCAAGGAACTCGATTCCAATCCGTTTGCGGCTATCCTTTTCTTCTGGCCTGAACTAGAACGCCAGGTCCGTATTGAGGGCAAGGTTGTTAGAGTATCGCAAGCAGAGTCGTTGAGGTACTTCCTGTCGCGTCCAGTAGATAGCAAACTCGGCGCATGGGCATCGCTTCAAAGCATCGTTGTTGCTTCCAAAGATGTCCTCCGACACCAGTTCGAGAGCGCAAAGGCTCGCTTCGCAGATGGTGAAGTTCCTCTCCCGCCCCACTGGGGTGGATACCGTCTCATCCCGGATTCCTACGAATTCTGGCAGGGTAGACCTTCACGCATGCATGATCGTATCCACTATCGTAAGGAAAACGAGACGTGGATCATTGAGCGCTTGTCGCCGTAGCTAGGACATGGTTACGAGGTTACTTGGTTACGAGGTTACTTGGTTACGTAACCCCGTAACCACGTAACCTCGTAATCCCGTAACCTCGTAATCCCGTAACTAGGCATTACTCTCTACGACCGCAGCCGCGGATCCGTAGCATCGCGCAGGGCATCGCCGATAAGGTTGAAAGCGCTCACCGTGATGAAGATCATCAGTCCGGGGAACACTGCAAGCCACCATGAGTACGTGCTTGCACGTGCCTTGTGCAACACGCTTCCCCACGTTACAACGGTAGGGGGCACACCAAATCCAAGGAATGACAATGCGCTTTCGAAGAGAATAGCGCTTACAATGCCAAAGGCAGCGTAGATAAGGACCGGTGCGATGGCATTGGGCATTACGTGACGGAAGATGATCCGTGTGGTGGAATAACCAAGTGCCGTTGCTGCACTCACGTAGTCAAGGTTGCGAACGCGCAGCACTTCGCCACGCATGAACCGCGCAATGGATGTCCAGCCTGTGAGACCGATAAGCCCCATGATCAACCAAAGAGTTCCTTGCTCAACCAGAGCGACAATGGTAATGATGAGGAAGAATCGAGGGAAGGTGATTACCACTTCGATCAGGCGCGAGATCAGCAGGTCCGTGAGACCGCCAAAGAACCCTGCTATCGCTCCGAGGATGATGCCGATGGTAAGGGCGATGGACATCGCAACAAAGCCGATACTCAGGGCGTACCGAGAGCCGTGAATGAGTCCAGATAGCACGTCGCGGCCAATATCATCTGTACCGAGCCAGTGGAGTGCGGACGGCGATCGATCCTTGAGCGTCACGAGTCGCTTATCCGTACTGCCCGGTGCATAGGGAATAGGCGGGTAGACCGCCCAATCGTACGGTAGTGCTTTCCAGTCGGCCGTTGCAAACTCTGCTCCCCATTGTGACACACCGAACGTGACGCCGATCTCTCGAGCCACGGGGAAATACACATCTCCCCGAAGAGAGCACACGATCGGTTTGTCATTAGCCAAAACGTCGGCGAAGATGGCGATCACTGCAATGATGCCAACGATCCAGACGCTGATCATTCCAAAGGCATTTTTCTTGAACTGACGTCGGACGAATTGTCCGTAGCTCTCGCCTTCGTTGGGATTGACAGTTGTACTCATGTTCACGCTGCCTTCTTACCGTACGAAATGCGAGGATCGGCAAAGCTGTAGAGGATGTCGGCTACAAGCATCCCGGCAAGGGTCAATACCGCTGAGACCGTGAACACGGCCATGATCATCGGATAATCACGAGCCACGAGCCCCCTAAACGAAAGCTCTCCCATTCCCGGGATCGAGAAGATCGATTCAATGATGACCGAACCGCCGATGAGATTGGGAATGAGTGCGGCAACGAGCGTAATGAGGGGGATAAGAGCGTTTCGCAGTGCGTGGCGATACACCACGGCACGTTCGCCTAAGCCCTTTGCACGTGCTGTGCGGACGTAGTCTTGACGGATCA encodes:
- a CDS encoding amidohydrolase family protein, with the translated sequence MHRYLLLASIILIFSTSAFCGDEIPGAPQRQTIALINAVVHTATGPTIKNATVIFDKGIITSVSSAAPAPPNARVVDCKGSHVYPGFIAPMTTLGLTEIDAVRSTRDMSEVGSFNPNARAETAYNPDSELIPTVRSNGILLVNSSPQGGTISGQSSMMRLDGWTREDLAVKRVSGLLLNWPSMEISNAWWMRKTADEQRKDIEKNVRSIYDLFESARAYSATARAGVDTSLRDIRYEAMRVVFEDTVPVMVEANTRRQIEAVIDFQRAFNVRVILVGAEDAPRMIPQLQRSGMGIIIPRVHSLPRREEDGYDSPFVLAKTLAEAGIMFAFSESGAWQQRNLPFHAGTARAFGLSEEDAVKGLTIYPAKMFGIDAQYGSIEVGKSATLFISRGDALDSKSNSVVAAFIDGREIDLDNRHKRLAKKYRARGTR
- a CDS encoding ABC transporter permease, which encodes MISVWIVGIIAVIAIFADVLANDKPIVCSLRGDVYFPVAREIGVTFGVSQWGAEFATADWKALPYDWAVYPPIPYAPGSTDKRLVTLKDRSPSALHWLGTDDIGRDVLSGLIHGSRYALSIGFVAMSIALTIGIILGAIAGFFGGLTDLLISRLIEVVITFPRFFLIITIVALVEQGTLWLIMGLIGLTGWTSIARFMRGEVLRVRNLDYVSAATALGYSTTRIIFRHVMPNAIAPVLIYAAFGIVSAILFESALSFLGFGVPPTVVTWGSVLHKARASTYSWWLAVFPGLMIFITVSAFNLIGDALRDATDPRLRS
- the pdxH gene encoding pyridoxamine 5'-phosphate oxidase, whose amino-acid sequence is MDIDVASMRKEYAREELTEDSVQRDPLGQFASWFDEAIAAALPEPTAMALSTVGADRRPSSRMVLLKGVDEHGLVWFTNYASRKGKELDSNPFAAILFFWPELERQVRIEGKVVRVSQAESLRYFLSRPVDSKLGAWASLQSIVVASKDVLRHQFESAKARFADGEVPLPPHWGGYRLIPDSYEFWQGRPSRMHDRIHYRKENETWIIERLSP
- a CDS encoding prolyl oligopeptidase family serine peptidase; its protein translation is MVDGTLLHSEPIAVPPSALSMARRALHGEDLARYEAVTLHDITYASDGLKIRGFLALPPGGQSTYPAIIFNRGGSGPRGALTPETAMPLIGLYASWGYVVVASNYRALGGSEGLQEEWGAGDVRDALNLLPLLDSLSYVDRDRLGLIGGSRGGMMAYMMLAQTERFRAAVTFGAPARINAVEHSAYIRKTMLKHLPPGSVEQYEAELRSAVVWAERMSPTTPLLMMHGTGDRRVDAEHSLYLALELQKLHRPYKLIMYDNADHVLAGRRNESNADMRWWIDRYVRDKAPLPRTGPHGA
- a CDS encoding M1 family metallopeptidase, which translates into the protein MIARLLSAVLILVAGGSLSLVMAQENKSSFIDWLITDDVLQETMQPRHHMRLMAESFPQKTIDTTIDVISYDLVLDWYSALLTPKAQRPERKANGRMTAVVRSRVNDLAQIDFDAVSLIIDSITSGGTSVVFTKNVRSISMTLPSPLQRGQDVELVIHYAITRDDRAIFFYSKSDAATENSPYASAYTISEPEDSRRWYPCNDQPDDKALFSVQVRVPKGFTVVSNGVRTDSVLVGDTASIQTWKHDVPMPTYLFAVSASEYILYPQVYTRTDNSSVPISNYHFDVDQDGPFYNATRALQNIPLMFEAFEERFGLYPFQTYGHVTVSPFQYGGMEHQTMSTINRRWLAGDVEGGYAHELAHHWFGDQVTCATWADIWLNEGGASWGEAVYQEHRSGFTGYMQVLWEKRARYMLTGLNEPPVYNIPIGILFNEATTYNKSSWIYHMMRRNVGDAIFFPAIRGYLAKYNIGSAQTYQLLDHMKEAAPNPLVAWDTFFDQWLVKAGHPVLEVIVSTTTRPTPFVYRVTIAQTQEHEGVPDAFVVPVHLRFIGFGEVLDTTVIVRERSVTMEFAVGFDADEVLVDPDNDILCVKGETLVGVDEQVQSDSWCGILGPHPITAGSPLRIYLDETSKASVEVRSITGSLVASASVSSGVSLLDTSSLAPGSYAVSIISGTRVYHRTVIITAQ